One window from the genome of Candoia aspera isolate rCanAsp1 chromosome 15, rCanAsp1.hap2, whole genome shotgun sequence encodes:
- the UPB1 gene encoding beta-ureidopropionase, whose protein sequence is MAARLDSLERCLERHLPAAELAEAKRLLFGEPLRPLDLPMEAHSAAAERKFELQGHRFKAAPEQLRQPRLVRVGLIQNEIPLATDVPVAEQVTALHKRMKEIVEVAEMCGVNVICFQEAWTMPFAFCTREKLPWTEFAESAEDGPTTRFCQMLAKRHNLVVVSPILERDLVHGETLWNTAVVISDSGSVLGKSRKNHVPRVGDFNESTYYMEGDRGHPVFETQFGKIAVNICFGRHHPLNWLLYSLNGAEIIFNPSATIGKLSESMWPIEARNAAIANHCFTCAINRVGTELYPNPFTSGDGEPAHCDLGCFYGSSYVAAPDGSRTPGLSRTRDGLLVAEMDLNLCRQVSDKWNFKMTGRYKMYAEELAAFVQPNFVPNIIRE, encoded by the exons ATGGCGGCGCGGCTGGACTCGCTGGAGCGCTGCCTGGAGCGGCACCTGCCCGCCGCCGAGCTGGCGGAGGCGAAGCGGCTCCTCTTCGGGGAGCCTCTCAG GCCGCTGGATCTGCCTATGGAAGCTCACTCGGCTGCTGCGGAAAGGAAGTTTGAGCTGCAGGGCCATAGATTCAAAGCTGCGCCAGAGCAGCTGCGGCAGCCGCGCCTGGTCCGGGTAGGGCTGATCCAGAACGAGATTCCTCTGGCCACAGATGTGCCAGTCGCTGAGCAG GTAACTGCCCTGCACAAGCGCATGAAAGAGATTGTGGAAGTGGCAGAAATGTGCGGAGTAAATGTGATCTGTTTCCAAGAGGCCTGGA CCATGCCTTTTGCTTTCTGCACACGAGAGAAACTGCCTTGGACCGAATTTGCTGAATCAGCAGAAGATGGGCCGACCACAAGATTTTGCCAGATG CTGGCCAAGAGACACAATCTGGTTGTGGTGTCCCCTATCCTGGAGAGAGACCTTGTGCATGGCGAAACTCTGTGGAATACGGCGGTGGTCATTTCTGACTCGGGTTCTGTGCTTGGCAAGAGCAGGAAGAACCACGTCCCACGGGTGGGGGACTTCAACGAG TCAACGTATTACATGGAGGGGGACAGAGGGCATCCAGTGTTTGAGACCCAGTTTGGGAAGATCGCTGTGAATATTTGCTTTGGCCGCCATCATCCCCTCAACTGGCTCCTGTATAGCTTGAACGGCGCAGAGATCATCTTTAATCCTTCTGCCACTATTGGCAAACTCAG CGAATCCATGTGGCCCATTGAGGCAAGAAATGCAGCCATTGCCAACCACTGCTTCACCTGTGCCATCAATCGTGTGGGGACG GAACTTTACCCAAACCCGTTTACATCTGGAGATGGCGAACCCG CCCACTGTGACTTGGGCTGTTTTTATGGCTCAAGTTATGTAGCCGCTCCAGATGGAAGTCGGACCCCAGGATTGTCACGAACCCGAGATGGGCTTTTGGTGGCAGAGATGGATCTAAATCTTTGCAGACAAGTTAGCGATAAATGGAATTTTAAG aTGACTGGAAGGTACAAAATGTATGCTGAGGAACTTGCTGCATTTGTCCAGCCCAACTTTGTGCCCAACATTATCAGAGAGTAA